The genomic segment TCTTTTGGAAAATGCCGCATCATTAATTGAAGCCCGTGCCAGAGGCATTGCCCGTCAGATAGAATTATTTCTTCAATTATGTCATGATGATCTCTATGCCCTTACACTTATTGAATTTGATCCTGGTTTGTACCTGGATTTCAGTAATGGTCATAAAAGACAGATATGGATTCAACAGGGGCAGCCCGGGCATATAACAGAAGCCAGGATGATGATTCCTTTGTATCGTGAAATTACCTATGCAGATACAGAGGGTGTTGAAAAAATACGCATTCTTGAAAATAAAATATTTCCAGGAGGACGACATGTATCCCTTCCTTTCTGGGGAAGCTTTGGAAGAGAAGATTATTTTAATAATGCAAAAAATCTGCCTGAAGGTGAAATTTATGTATCCCATTTAATGGGTGTTCATGTACAAAAAGAGGAACAGCTAAACGGAGCTGAGAATGTGGAAACCGCCGTAGGCGGAGTCCCATATAAAGGTATAATCCGCTTTGCATCCCCTATTTTCAAAAATGGCAGGTTTGCAGGGGTTGTGTCTCTTGCCTTAGATCACCGGCATCTTATGGAATATACCCAGCATGTGCTTCCAGTAGGGGACAGGGAGGTTGTTTTTCCCAGCTACAACAGTGGAAACTATGCTTTTTTGTTTGATGACCAGGGATGGATTATTACCCATCCCAAACTGTGGGATATCCGGGGGTATGACAGCAGCACCAGGCAGCTTATAGACCCTCTTTCTCCTGAATATAATGCACAAGCCATGCAAAAAGGGCTGATTCCCTTTAACCTGTTTCATGTTCCTTTTATCCATAAAAATTACCGCAAGATTGCTCTGGACGTTCTTTCAGGTAAATCTGGTATAACAACTACATCCAGTGTTGGCAGTGTTCCAAGGGTTATGGCTTATGCTCCTATTAAATATAATTCCGGGGAGTTTAAACAAACCGGTTTTTTCGGGGGTGTTACCCTGGGAGCCAGGACTGATACCTTTGAAAGCTCTGTTGATGAAACCGCATCATATTTAAGAGATATAATAAAACAGACTGTCCGCCACTTTATATTTATTATTATTGCTACAGCATTTATGGTCGGCACTTTTGCAATAATACTTGCAAGAAGTTTCAGCCAGCCTATCAGACTGTTAAGTGACAAGGTGAAAGCTGTAAGTTCAGGCCATTTTGATGTATCTGTACCTATCTACAGCGGTGATGAGCTGGAATCTCTGGGCGCAAATTTCCAGGAAATGGGACACCAGCTTGAAAAACACCGGCAGCGTCTTGTTACCTCGCTTAAAGAACTGGAATTGTCCAGAAAAGAAGCTGTAAAAGAGCGGGATTTTATTAAAATAATTTTTTCCAATGTTGCAAGCGGTCTTATTGTAATAGACCAGTATGGTATTATTTCACAAGTTAATCATAATACTGAACGTATTTTAAATATTTTATCCCAGGATATGGAAGGCTGTTCTTTTCAACAGGCTTTTGTTTCTTATCCTGAACTGATTGACTATATTATTAAAGCATTTGAAGGTCATAAAATTCAAAGCATTGATCTGGAACTTAAGGTTGCAGGGCCTCGCAAATATATTGAAATTACAGCATCAACCATTCAAGAATCCTATCTGCCTCAGGACAGGTGTGTCCTGGTTTTAATTCGTGATATTACCAGGAGAAAAAAAATGGAGCGTTACCTGAGCCGTTCCGACCGCCTGGTTTCCCTGGGAACCCTGGCAGCCGGTGTAGCTCATGAAATTCGTAATCCCTTGACAGGTATCAGCCTGCTTTTAGATGATCTTCACGACCATATGACAGGACATCCAGACGAACAGCTCCTTATGCAGAAATCCCTGGAAGAGATAGAAAAACTTGAAAAAATCGTAACCGGACTTCTTGAATTTGCGTCCCAGCCTGCAGCAAGCTATTCTATGGCTGATCTTAACCAGGTAATAGAAGATACAGTTTTTTTAATAAAAAAACAATGCAACAGACAAAGGGTAATGCTTTTTCGCAATACAGCAGATCATGTTCCTGCAATTCTTATGGATCAAGAAAAGATGAAACAGGCATTACTTAATATTTTTCTTAATGCTCTTAATGTAATGCCGGATGGAGGAGAACTTCATATTGATACCTATCTTCAGGACAATCTGGAATTATTCAGCAGCGGAAAAGGCATAGAAATCCGTATCTGTGATACAGGCCCTGGCGTAAATCCTGATGATATGGATTATATTTTTGATCCTTTTTTTACAAAAACACCTAAAGGTTCAGGACTAGGGCTGTCTATAACCCATACTATTATTGAAGAACACAGGGGAAAAATAGTAGTTGACAGCAAGCTGGGCAGGGGTGCTTGTTTTAAAATATTTTTCCCTTTAAATGAGGAAGTAAATGCAGAAAATCCTGGTAGTTGATGATGAGGCCATAATTCGTGAAAATCTGGAGAGGATTTTAAAAGAAGAAGATTACGCAGTCAGCTCGGTTGATAACGGTAATGATGCCCTTGGTATTCTTGAGGCAACAGATATGGATGTGGTTCTTCTTGATATAAACCTTCCTGATATAAGCGGACTGGATGTTCTCAGAAAAGCCAAGATACTTGATCCAGAACTCATGGTTATAGTTATTACAGGATATGCTTCTGTTGATTCTGCTGTTGAGGCTTTAAAGCTTGGTGCTTATGATTATATTAAAAAACCTTTTAAGGCAGATGTTATCAAGCTGATAGTCCGCCTGGCTTTTGAAGCCCAGCAGCTCAGAAAAAAAGTAGGCAGCCTGGAATGCAGGGTCAAGCAGATACCTTTACAAGTCAATATTATTGCAGAAAGCACGCAGATGCGCCATATACTTGAGCAGGTAACAGAGGTAGCCCGCCATGAAGGTGCAACTGTTCTTATTACCGGTGAAAGCGGAACAGGCAAGCAGGTAGTAGCCCAGTCCCTGCATCAATTAAGCCCCAGGAAAGAGATGCCCTTTCTGGAGATCAATTGTGCTGCTCTTCCTGATAATCTCCTGGAAAGCGAATTATTTGGATATGAAAAAGGGGCTTTTACAGATGCAAGGCAGAGAAAAAAAGGTCTTTTTGAAGCAGCAGAAGGGGGAACTGTATTTTTAGATGAAATAGGCGAAATGCCAATGAATCTGCAGGCAAAACTTTTAGGTGTTTTGGAAAATCGCCGTTTTCGAAGACTGGGAGGACATAAGGATACTGCAATAGATGTGCGCATAATTGCTGCTACCAATATAGACCCTAAAAAAGCCATAGAAGAAAAACATTTCAGGGAAGATCTTTATTACCGGCTTAATGTATTTCCCATACATATCCCCCCTTTAAGAGAAAGGACTGATGACATACTTGCACTTGCTCATCTTTTTCTTGTTAAATTTGCCAGGCAGTTTAATAAGGATTTCCAGGAAATAGATGTTAAAGCAGGGGAATATCTCAAGCAGTATGCCTGGCCTGGAAATGTCAGGGAACTTCGCAATGTGCTGGAGCGAATATGTATTATGTATAATGATACTAACCTTAAAGTCTCTCACATGCCCCGTGAAATAGTTTCATTTGAAAATACGGAATCCTTTATTAAGATTCCTGATAATGTTCTGGATATTGAAGCTGTTGTTGACGAGGTTACATGTCAGTTAATACATCGTGCCATGAAAAAATCAGATGGAAACACTGCAAGCGCAGCCCGGCTTCTTGGAATTCCACGCGGCACGCTCAGATATAAATTGAAAAAATATAAGATTGCTTCTCTTTAACTTGATATAAGAAATTAGCAGGGTATTAAATGCGGATATGGGATATTAATCCAGGATATTTAAATCGCCAGAGTCTTCTGGGGGAACACCGGGAGCTTCACGGGATCGTATCTATAATTACAAATAACAAAAAAGGGTATTCTGCTCATCCTGAAACACTCCGCTGGACAGGTTATGTCTGGGCATTAAAAAAACGTCATGATTTACTTGCTTCTGAAATGTCTCTTAGGGGATATAAAGACAAATCTCCAGTAAATATAATTTCCAAAAAAAAACTTTGGCCTGATATATATATAGACAAACCTTTTCAGCAGTTTAAAATACTTGAATCCAAGTATAAAAACAGGGAACAAGGACGCATACCTCTGCCTTTGAATGTTGAGCAGTTATGGAACCAGCATAAATATTCAGCCCTTGCAAGAGGGGTAAATCTATGCAATAAACTGGATAAGTATGATTTTTCAGGGCTTTCAGACCTGCTTATTAAATGTTTAAGGATTCCTCCGGCACATGAGGAGCTGACAATTGTTATTCAGCAGATGTGGAGGCATGTTTCTCCTTTTCCATGTCCCCTGAAAAAAGGTAAAATTTCATGGTCATTATCCAGAATTTTTAAGGAGATTCAAAAAAAGGCTCTTGAAAATAAAGATAGTTTTTTGGTGTCATCAACAGTATTAAGTGATTTAGATATTTTTATATAAAGGAGGAAACATATACAACTTTTTCTAAAAAAGTTGATAAAAGCCTGATTGAAAGATATGACAAGGCTTTTGAAAAGTGAAACGGCAGGGAGCTTTATATAAAAATTCTTTCAAAATATTTAGATATAAACAAACTTTAGAATTAAAAAACAAGGAGATAAACAAAATGGAAATAATCAGGTTTGATGCCCATGATATTGAAAATACACTGTCAAAAATGAATGATACCCAGATTGACAAACTGGCTTTTGGCGCAATCCAGGTTGATGAAGCTGGAAAGATTTTGACCTATAATATGGCTGAAGGGGAAATTACAGGACGCAATCCCAAACAGGTTATTGGCAAAAATTTTTTTGACCAGGTGGCTCCATGTACCAAAACCAAAGAGTTTTATGGCAAATTTGTTGAAGGGATTAAAAAAGGAAACCTCAGTGCCATGTTTGAATATGAATTTGACTATCAGATGAAGCCTGTTAAAGTAAAGGTTCATATGAAAAAAGCGCTTGTTGGCAATACCTATTGGATCCTGGTAAAGAGAATTGCAAAACCTGGATTATAATCATGACCCTGCCTTTGTTGACAGAAGATGCTTTTTACAGAATCCTTCGGGATATTTTTCAGGCTGAACTAAAGCGATTGAGGGGATATCCTGCTATAGAAACAAATTTTCCCAGATATGCGGTTTTCCAGGAACCGCCCTGGCATATTGATTCTATTGAGATTTTGGAGATAGCTGCTTCTGTTAATGAATTTTTTCACCTTTATAAAACAGGTATGGAGGATAATCTTCTCCGTTATAAAAATCTGAAACAGTGGATAGAACTTGTTTTTCTTTCTTGGCAGGAACATCCAGAAGAGATTACCTTTCGCACTTCAGGGAGTACGGGCAAACCCATGCCCTTTACTCATACTATGGATTCTTTAATTCAGGAAATCAGGGAAATTGCTCAAATACTGGAACATGCAAAACGCATTATTTCCTTTGTTCCTTCACATCATATTTATGGGTTTATTTTTACAGTTCTGTTTCCTGCTTATTCAGGGATCAGGGTTTTAGATGCCCGTGAAACAGGTATCGGGTTACTTAAAAGCAAACTTGAACCTGGTGATCTGCTGGTTTCCTTTCCTGCCCACTGGTCTTATCTGGACAGGTCTATGCCCTGCTGGCCTGACAATATTCAGGGTATATGTTCCACTGGCCCTGCAAATCCTGATCTTCTCCGGCGGCTGTGCAGTAAAGGGCTGGATTGTATTACTGAAATTTACGGTTCATCAGAACACGGCAGCATTGGATTTAGGCACAATCCAGATCATCCATATCATGTTTTTTCATATCTTCAATCTTCAAAATCCCAGGCTGGTGGAGAAAATTATTTTATTAGAACCCTGAAGTCTGGAAAACAAGAAAGTTTTTATCCTGATGATCTTTTAAAATGGAAAAATGAAAAAGAATTTTATGTTTTACATCGTAAAGACGGGGCTTTACAGGTTGGAGGCATTAATGTATATCCTCAAAAAATAGCAGATACAATCAAGAGTCATCCCCTGGTAGCTGACTGTGCAGTCCGGCTGGCAGAAAAAAATGAAAATCCCAGGCTCAAGGCTTTTATAGTTCCTGAGCATGAAGTTGAAACCATATCTTTTAGAAAACAAATAAGCCAGTGGATATATCAAAACCTTTCCCCGCATGAAAGACCGGTTTATCTCACCATTGGGGAAAAAATCCCCAAAAACAATATGGGAAAGAATATGGACTGGCTTTAAAAATCATAGGAATTTTATCTAAACAAGGGTTTGAAGATTGAATTTTTCAAGTGTAATAGGATTGGTGAACAATGCTGCATTTTTACTTGCCCTATGCCTGTTATACAATATGCTTGAATACAGGCATCCAGGTCAAAAATCAACAATTTGGCAGTTGTTTACCGGGGTTATTTTAGGTGCTATCGGTATCGCAATCATGTGCAATCCTCTGGATTTTGGGCAAGGGGTTGTATTTGATACAAGATCGGTGCTTCTTTGTATATCTGGATTTTTCTTTGGTACTGTTCCTGTGTTGACAGCAGTGCTGATGACCAGTGCTTTCCGGATTTTTACAGGCGGAGTTGGGGCATGGACTGGTGCTGCAGTTATTGTAACATCGGGTGCCATTGGCCTGGGATGGCGGCATTTAAGACCCAGAGATAAAGAATGTCCAGGCATGGGTGAGTTATACCTGCTCGGCGTTGCAGTACATACTGCCATGCTGGTCTGGATGCTCTCGCTGCCGTGGAAGATTGCAGTTGAAGTTTTGTCCCAAATCAGTCTTCCTGTAATGCTGATATATCCGGCTGCAACCTCAATTCTGGGTAAGATGATGGTAAACCAGTTAAAGCGCAAGCTCTCGGAAGAAGCCCTGAGAAAGAGTGAAGAATTGCAGCGGGCAATGATTGCAGCATCTCCTTTGGCTATTATCGGCCTTGATCCAGATGGTCTGGTACAAAGCTGGAACAAATCTGCCCAAAACATGTTCGGCTGGAATGAAAAAGAGGTACTGGGTAAATTTCTTCCTATTGTGCCGGAAAATCAGTATGAAGCTTTCACCAGTCTTAGAAATAGTGTCATGGAAGGCGATGCGATTTCCCAGGTTGAGCTGATGCGGCAGCGCAGGGACGGCTCATTGATTGAAATCAGCCTTTCGGCTGCTCCTATTTATGACAAAAACGGCAGGGCAGCTGCTATTATATCAGTTATTCAAGATATTACAGAACGCAGGCAGTCTGAAAAAGAAAGGGACAAGCTTCAGTCCCAGTTATTTCAGGCTCAGAAAATGGAATCTGTCGGCAGGCTGGCCGGCGGCGTGGCTCATGATTATAATAACATGCTAAGTGTAATTCTTGGATATACGGAAATGGCCCTGGCAAAACTTGAGCCTGGACATCAATTAAGTTATGATCTTAAAGAAATTATGGCAGCAGCCCAAAGATCAGCAGACATTACCCGTCAACTGCTGGCTTTTTCCAGGCAGCAGACCATTGCTCCCAGGGTTTTATATCTTAATCAGGCAATAGCAGACATGCTCAATATGCTGCGCCGTCTCATTGGCGAGGATATTGATCTTGCCTGGCATCCTTTAGAATCCTTATTGCCGGTTTATATGGATCCTTCCCAGGTTGACCAGATTTTGGTTAATCTATGTGTAAATGCCAGGGATGCTATTGCTGATGTGGGCAATATTACCATTGAGACAGGTATAAAGACCTTTGATCAAGCCTATTGTGCTGAAAATGCTGGTTTTGTTCCAGGTACTTTTGTTCTATTGTCTGTAAGTGATGATGGCTGCGGCATGGACAGAGATACCCGTGAGCATATATTTGAACCGTTTTTCACTACCAAAAAACCAGGCAGGGGTACTGGTCTCGGACTGGCTATGGTTTATGGTATTGTAAGGCAGAATAAAGGATTTATTAATATTTACACTGAACCGGATCAAGGCACTGCTTTCAGAATTTACCTGCCTCCCCATAAAGACTTGACAGAACAGGTTCAGGATACAAAACCAGCAGTTCCTGATAGATGTGGAAATGAAACCATCATGGTGGTGGAAGATGAGCAGACTATTCTTAAAATGACAAGGATGATGCTGGAAAGACTTGGCTATAAAGTGCTGACAGCAGGCAGTCCTGGTAAAGCCATCAGTCTGGCTGGTAAGTATCCGGGTAATATTAACATGCTGATAACAGACGTGGTTATGCCTGACATGAATGGACGCGAATTGTCCGAGCAGCTTCAATCACTATATCCTGATATTAAGATTTTGTTCATGTCAGGATACACAGCCAATGTTATTGCTCATCGCGGGGTGCTGGAAAAAGGGGTAAATTTTATCCAAAAGCCTTTTTCAATAAATGACCTTGCTTCCAGGGTAAGAGAAGTGCTGGACAAGGCATGAAATGTAAAACTTAAAATTCTTCAAAAGCTTCCTTGTCTTTATCCATCATTTCAATCTTAATATCCTTATTTATATTTGAACCAGGTTTTTGACTTTCTGTTTGTACCATATTTGTCATAATCCGCTTTTTCTTTTCTTTGGATTCATGTTTTTTCAGCTTTTCAATAAAAGCTTCTATCAGTTTTTGAGATTCCTGGGAAAGCTCTTCGTCAGCTTCTTCTTCCTTTAATTTAAAAAAAGATATAATCTCACTCAATCTTTCAGACTGATCTGCCAGTTCCTTTGCACTGGCAGCCATTTGTTCAGATGATGCTGCATTCTGCTGGACAACCATGTTTAATTGATAAACTGAATCATTTACCTGGTTTGAGCCTGAATCCTGTTCAATACATGCAGCAGATATTTCCTGGACAAGCTGATGGGTTATCTGGATTTCAGGTACAATTTTTTCTAAAAGCGCTCCTGAAGTTTCTGCAATTTTTATACTGGACTGGGAAATCTTATCAATCCTGCTTGCTGCTTTTTGGGTTTTTTCAGATAATTTCCTGACCTCATGGGCAACAGTGCTGAATCCTTTTCCATGTTCTCCTGCTCTTGAGGCTTCTACAGCCGTATTTATGGCAATAAGATCGGTTTTTTTAGCAATCTCGCTTATGATGCTTATTTCCTGGGCAATCTGTTTCATGGCATTGAGGGTTTCATGAACAACCTGTTTGCTTTTGCCAATATCATTAACAGCTTTTAAAGATTTGTGTTCAGTCTGCCTGGCATTATCAGCAGTCTGGCTGATGTTGGCTGTCATCTGCTCCATAGAAGCTGATATTTCTTCAATAGCTGCAGCCTGCTGGGATGCTCCTTCTGCAATCTGGCTGGAAGCTGATGAAAGCTGAAAACTGGCAGAAACAATATGAGAAGCTCCTGCCTGGATTTCACCAATAACCTCTTTAAGCTTTAATATCATGGTGTTAAATTGCTGTGCCAGGATTCCTATTTCATCGTTGTTAATTATCTCAATATCTTGAGCCAGGTTTCCCTTGGTGATTTTTTCTGTTGTATTTACAAGGCTTATTAATGGATTTATAAGTTTTTTAACAAAAAAAGACATCAATATTGCTGCAATGATTAATATAACTGCTCCAATACTGATCTGTCTGATGGTTACAAGATTGGCTTCGCCTGTAACCTGATTTCTGGGAATCTGAATTCTTAACTGCCAGGGGGTTGTTGTCTGACCTATAGAAACAGGTACGTGGATTGTTAAAAAATCTTTATCCATTTTTGCTTCAGTAATCCCTTTTTCAATATTTTCAAGCATATCTTTATAATTATCAGGATAGATTTCTTTTAATGATTTTCCCAGATATTCTGGTTTGTTAGAAAATGCTGCAATTATACCATTATGAGAAAAAATTGAGATTTCAACCTTCTTATAATAAGTGTCAACTGCATTAACTGCAAAATCCTGAAGCCATTCAATGGTAATATCTCCCCCTGCAACTCCGTAAAATTTTTCATTATAAATAATGGGTGCTGAAGAAGACACCATCAAGACCCGGCTTCCCTGTGCTGTAAATATTGTCGGAGGAATGACTATTTCTTTTTTTATTTTTTTAGGAACTTGATACCATTGGGAATTTTCATTTTCTTCCTGGTATGAGGTGCAGGGCTCTAAAAATATATTTTCTTTTTCATCTTTGGTAAAATAAGGGAGATATCTGCCTGTTTGATCGTGTCCCTCGGTATTAATATATTCTGAATCATTATTGTCAAAAGCATCTGGCTCCCAGCATGTCCATATTCCAAACATAAAATCATTATTTGCCAGGATATTTTTTAATATGGAATTTGCCTGATTTCTTGTTAATCTGGGCATGGATTGATTTTGAACATTTACTGCCAGGGACTGGGATATGGTACGGGATATATCCATAACAGTATTGAACCTGGTTTTTATCTGATTTGCATAACTGCCGGCAAGAGCCAGGGATTTTTCTTTTGCAACCCGTATGGCAATGTTCCTGGATGAAATACTTGTGTATGTAACTGGAATTGTAATTGCTATAAATATTCCTATGCTTACCAACAGGATTAATTTGGTTTTAATGGAATTAAGTTTAAACATAAATTTTTAGTGCCTTAAAATGCTGATGTTGAGATATGACAGGGATGCATTACTGCATCCCTGTTTTTCCAGTTGGATTTATAAATTTTTTTTCTCAAACCATATAAACAAAATAATAAATAGTCCCCATAATATGGGGGCAATTATCCATTGTGAAAGACCGGTTAATTCAGGCAGGCCGATCTTTCCAAAATCTTTCCATGCAAGAACTGTTGATTCCAGAAAAGGATAAATCTCTGCATAGACAGCAGCACCGCACAACATGCCTGCTATGGCAAATACAGCGTGCCAGCGCCCTTCGCCTAAAGCACCCAGGGATGTACCCGGGCAAAATCCCATGACTGCCCATCCAATTCCAAACAAGGCTCCCCCGATTACAACAGCACCCGCATTCATGGACTTGTGGCTTAATTTGAGAATCTCCATATCTGAAAGTATGAGTATTCCAGCCATTCCCACTATAATCGCCGAAAGCATAAATTTTAATATTGTCATATCTTTGAAAAGCATTGCTCCAACCTGCTTTTCAAAGCGGAGAACCCTGCCTTTTTGTAAAAGAAATCCAAATAATATACCAGTAACAAGCCCAAGCCATTGATCTGTACTCATGAGGTCCTCCTGTAAATCAGGTTGGCAGTCAGCATTCCTGTACAAAAAAATAAAATTAAAGCAGGATAAGCACTTACAGACAATTGCATCATTCCGCTGAGGCCGTGCCCGCTTGGGCAGCCGCTGGCAAGCCGGGCACCCATCATGGCGATAATTCCGCCTGCAAATGCTGCAAATGCCCGCTTTATAACAGAATTTCCAAACCGCTCCTCCCATATGGGCGGGACACCCTCCAGCTTAAAGCTTTTATCTGTAACAGAGGAAATAAGAGCGCCCAGAGCAATTCCAATAACCAGCATGAACTGCCAGTTCACAACAATTTTTGTTTTAGTAAAATACTTGTTTGACTTTACATGTTCAGCAGCAACAGTCTGCTCCAAAACACCTGCAGCCCGGACAAAAGTAGTTGATGCTCCTAAATAGCTGGTTTTTCCAAGTAAATTTGTGGTTGCAAGGGCTGAAGCAATAGCCAGAATGCCAAGAAGCGCTCCGGCCAGATAAGGACTCCAGCCTCCATCATCTGTTTTCCATTTCATTTTGTTCTCCTTAGTTTTATTTATGTTTTTTCTTTTGCAGGGGACAGTCCCTGTTTGTTTTCTTAATAAAATACTGTTTTCTGCCTTAAAGATCAATAGGCAATTAAGAACAATAGCTCTTAACTTCATAATTTATTTTAAATTGTTTGTATTAATATCTTGTTTTATAATTTAATTTTAAATAGTT from the Desulfonema limicola genome contains:
- a CDS encoding YeeE/YedE thiosulfate transporter family protein — translated: MKLRAIVLNCLLIFKAENSILLRKQTGTVPCKRKNINKTKENKMKWKTDDGGWSPYLAGALLGILAIASALATTNLLGKTSYLGASTTFVRAAGVLEQTVAAEHVKSNKYFTKTKIVVNWQFMLVIGIALGALISSVTDKSFKLEGVPPIWEERFGNSVIKRAFAAFAGGIIAMMGARLASGCPSGHGLSGMMQLSVSAYPALILFFCTGMLTANLIYRRTS